A single window of Granulicella sibirica DNA harbors:
- a CDS encoding PHP domain-containing protein has translation MSQSTISYLWREPKAASPFATGVSLHSHTSQSKETLDFIAELSTDWKPLQPILRWLEDRCARVSGVRPDYARSYWTPPLTPRLAFDLEREQIEQKLGLPALVSLTDHDDISAPLLLRAVPSARHIPVSVEWTVPFANPQAGTTCFHLGIHNLPSATGVEWMERLQAFTAIPVTERPARLLGEFLAELHETPGVLIVFNHPLWDLYRIGKEKHRFLVNDFLALHGQFCHALELNGLRNWDENREVSDLGQRWNQLVISGGDRHGIEPNANLNLTHAFNFAEFVHEVRVLRQSHVLFMPQYAQPWKHRILQSTLDAVRNHPHFPEGSRTWDERVFHPNADGEMRPLSTMWPDGHAPRYLSVILVAVRLLGSGPVSETLRMAWNDRQNTGDLKPSLAPRQA, from the coding sequence ATGAGCCAGTCCACCATTTCTTACCTTTGGCGTGAACCAAAGGCAGCCAGCCCCTTCGCCACAGGTGTCTCGCTTCACAGCCATACCAGCCAGTCCAAGGAGACCCTCGACTTTATCGCCGAGCTCTCCACCGACTGGAAGCCCCTCCAGCCCATCCTCCGCTGGCTCGAGGACCGTTGCGCCCGCGTTTCCGGTGTCCGTCCCGACTACGCCCGCAGCTACTGGACTCCACCCCTGACCCCGCGCCTCGCCTTCGACCTCGAACGTGAGCAGATCGAGCAGAAGCTCGGCCTCCCCGCCCTTGTCAGCCTCACCGACCACGACGACATCTCCGCTCCCTTGCTTCTCCGCGCCGTCCCCAGCGCCCGTCACATTCCCGTTTCGGTCGAGTGGACTGTTCCCTTCGCCAACCCGCAGGCCGGAACCACCTGCTTCCATCTCGGCATCCACAACCTCCCCAGCGCCACTGGCGTCGAGTGGATGGAGCGCCTGCAGGCCTTCACCGCCATCCCGGTCACCGAGCGGCCCGCCCGCCTTCTCGGCGAATTTCTTGCCGAGCTCCACGAAACTCCAGGCGTCCTCATCGTCTTCAACCACCCGCTCTGGGATCTCTACCGCATCGGCAAAGAGAAGCACCGCTTCCTCGTCAACGACTTCCTCGCCCTCCACGGCCAGTTCTGTCACGCTCTCGAGCTCAACGGCCTGCGCAACTGGGACGAGAACCGCGAAGTCTCCGACCTCGGCCAGCGCTGGAACCAGCTCGTCATCAGCGGTGGCGACCGCCACGGCATCGAGCCGAACGCGAACCTGAACCTCACCCACGCCTTCAACTTCGCCGAGTTCGTTCACGAGGTCCGCGTCCTCCGCCAGAGCCATGTGCTCTTCATGCCGCAGTATGCCCAGCCCTGGAAGCACCGCATCCTGCAGTCGACGCTCGACGCCGTGCGCAATCATCCTCACTTCCCCGAAGGCTCCCGCACCTGGGATGAGCGCGTCTTCCACCCCAACGCCGACGGCGAGATGCGCCCCCTCTCCACAATGTGGCCCGACGGACACGCTCCGCGTTACCTCAGCGTTATCCTGGTCGCCGTTCGCCTGCTCGGCTCCGGACCCGTCTCCGAAACCCTCCGCATGGCCTGGAACGACCGCCAAAATACCGGAGACCTCAAGCCGAGCCTCGCTCCCCGCCAGGCCTGA
- a CDS encoding TIGR00730 family Rossman fold protein, with product MSKEIPPPDPLARAPLAYENSEFIDSPDGRLLRIVAEYQEPLVRFRRERIQDTVVFFGSARFRALDVANKELQLLENTGSSTPAPEHEQPATPQEIEAGEASGQKLRLAEAAVEMASYYEDARRLAFMVATWAHTVPGPRHRFVVTSGGGPGIMEAANRGAYEAGAKTIGLNIKLPFEQLPNPYITPSLNFEFHYFFMRKYFFAYLAKALVVFPGGFGTLDEMFELLTLAQTHKLAKKMTIVIYGSSYWKNVLNLDLLAEKGAIAFKDRDLFQFADTPEEAFAMLKEGLSAHIELPGEEEPGKVPSEPAPSVQELLGPDIAPTR from the coding sequence ATGTCGAAGGAAATCCCCCCGCCCGACCCCCTCGCCCGCGCACCCCTCGCCTACGAGAACTCCGAGTTCATCGACTCCCCCGACGGCCGTCTTCTCCGCATCGTGGCCGAGTACCAGGAACCCCTCGTCCGCTTCCGCCGCGAGCGCATCCAGGACACCGTCGTCTTCTTCGGCTCCGCCCGCTTCCGCGCCCTTGACGTCGCCAACAAGGAGCTGCAACTCCTCGAAAACACCGGCTCCAGCACCCCGGCCCCCGAGCACGAGCAGCCTGCCACCCCGCAGGAGATCGAAGCCGGCGAAGCCTCCGGGCAAAAGCTCCGCCTCGCCGAGGCCGCCGTCGAAATGGCCTCCTACTACGAGGACGCCCGCCGCCTCGCCTTCATGGTCGCCACCTGGGCTCACACTGTCCCTGGCCCCCGCCACCGCTTCGTCGTCACCTCCGGCGGCGGCCCGGGCATTATGGAAGCCGCGAACCGCGGAGCCTACGAGGCCGGAGCCAAGACCATCGGCCTCAACATCAAGCTCCCCTTCGAGCAGCTCCCCAACCCCTACATCACCCCATCGCTCAACTTCGAATTCCACTACTTCTTCATGAGGAAGTACTTCTTCGCCTACCTGGCGAAGGCCCTGGTCGTCTTCCCCGGTGGCTTCGGTACTCTCGACGAGATGTTCGAGCTCCTCACCCTCGCCCAGACCCACAAGCTCGCCAAGAAGATGACCATCGTGATCTACGGCTCGAGCTACTGGAAGAACGTCCTCAACCTCGACCTCCTCGCCGAAAAGGGAGCCATCGCCTTCAAGGACCGCGACCTCTTCCAGTTCGCCGATACCCCCGAAGAAGCCTTCGCGATGCTCAAAGAGGGCCTAAGCGCCCACATCGAACTCCCGGGGGAAGAGGAACCCGGAAAGGTTCCCTCCGAGCCCGCCCCGTCTGTTCAGGAACTCCTCGGTCCCGACATCGCCCCCACCCGCTAA